The following are from one region of the Hymenobacter radiodurans genome:
- a CDS encoding phage holin family protein gives MAFDDDSKTPPNDSLIGNLKGYLDTRIDLVRLEAQEKAKTAFVATAHGATMAIIGLFFFIFLNVFLGLVLNEALDSPYWGFGVLAGFYLLLLIIFVVGVDKKLFQGLANKTLDNTIYKSDKRN, from the coding sequence ATGGCTTTCGACGACGACTCTAAAACGCCCCCCAATGACAGCCTGATAGGCAACCTGAAAGGCTACCTCGATACGCGCATTGATCTGGTGCGCCTTGAAGCGCAGGAAAAGGCAAAAACGGCTTTCGTGGCTACCGCGCACGGTGCTACAATGGCGATAATTGGGCTGTTCTTTTTCATTTTTCTCAATGTGTTTCTAGGCTTGGTACTCAACGAGGCGCTCGACAGCCCCTACTGGGGTTTTGGGGTACTAGCGGGCTTCTACTTATTGCTGCTGATCATCTTTGTTGTAGGTGTCGACAAGAAGCTATTTCAGGGCCTAGCCAACAAGACATTGGATAACACAATTTACAAATCTGATAAGCGTAACTAA